The genomic stretch GAGATCCGGAGTCGGGTCGGTCTCGCGCAACTGGTGCTTCAGCGCATAGACGCACGCAATCAGGGTATGGGCCATGTGAAGCTTGTCAGCGCCCTGCGGGACGTAACACAGCCTCTGCGAGGTCAGCGCGCGCGCCGAGATCAAGAGGCTGCCCCAAAGATGGCGCGCCTCATTGAACCGCTCGTAGCTTGCGTTATTGCGAAACGCAAGGAAGATCGCGAGAGCAAGGCCGAATAACGTGAAGGGCGCCGTGTTAAGCGGAATCTTCTCGCCGAAAATGCGTCCTTGCGTCAGCACAGCGAGGCTGCTGACAGCCCCCATGAAAATCAGCTGGGGAATGATCGACTGCAACACGGAACCGTTCCAGATAAACAGCAATCGGAACCAGTTTTGTCCTGGCCTCACAATCATGATGTGCTCTTTTTAGTGTACTGACTGCGCCGTCACCATCAGTGGTAGCCGGCATCCCCTTCCCGCACCTTGCCCCGGAATACGCGGTACTGCATTGCGTTGTAGAAGAGGATAACCGGCAGCACGATCACTGTGCCGACCAGCGCAAAGAGCTGGCTCGAGTGGCTCGACGATGCTTCCCAGATCGTCAGCGACGGCGGAACGATGTTCGGCCAGATGCTGATGAGCAAGCCGCTGAAGCCGAGAAAGCACAGCGCGAGCGTGAGAATGAACGGCGTCGCTTCGTGCTGCAACCGCAGCGAGCGGAAGATACCCCACACACAGGCGATGACAAGGATCGGCACCGGCAGGAACCAGCCGAGATTGCCGCTTCCGAACCAGCGAAATGCAACCGCGGGCAATCCCATCACTGTCCAGAGACTCACGATGACAATCGCCCCGAGCAGAACGCTCACGAGCGGCCTCATCGCGAGGCGCATGTTGCGCTGCAGTTCGCCATCCGTCTTCAGGATGAGCCACCCGCAGCCGAGCGTCGCATACGTGATGAGCACGCCGATTCCGCAGAACAGGCTGAACGGCGAGAGCCAGTCGAACGGGCCGCCGGCGAAACGGCCATCGACGATCTTGATGCCTTGCAGCAGTGACCCCAGCACGATTCCCTGGCAGAGCGCCGCGAGCGCGGAACCGCCCATGAAGGCGAGATCCCAGGCATGCTGGGTCCGGGTGGCCGTGGCACGCAGCTCGAAGGCCGCGCCGCGGAAGATCAGGCCCACGACCATCAGGATCAGCGGGAGATAGTTCGCCGGCAGGAGCGTCGAATAGACCACCGGGAACGCCCCGTAAAGCCCAGCGCCGCCGAGCACGAGGAATGTTTCGTTGCCGTCCCAGACCGGTGCGATGGTATTGAGCATCACTTGCCGATCGCCTTTCGCCTCGAAAAACGGAAACAGCAGGCCGATGCCGAGATCGAATCCGTCCAGCATCACGTAGATGAAAACGCCAAGTCCGATGATCGCGGCCCACACGACAGGAAGATCGATTTGCATGGTGTCACTCTCCTTCCAGTGCGTCGAGTGCGCGATTGCGCAATATCGGATGCCTGCGGGACTCGCGGCGCTCGACGTGCTCCTCCGGTCCGCGCTTC from Paraburkholderia sp. IMGN_8 encodes the following:
- the cydB gene encoding cytochrome d ubiquinol oxidase subunit II gives rise to the protein MQIDLPVVWAAIIGLGVFIYVMLDGFDLGIGLLFPFFEAKGDRQVMLNTIAPVWDGNETFLVLGGAGLYGAFPVVYSTLLPANYLPLILMVVGLIFRGAAFELRATATRTQHAWDLAFMGGSALAALCQGIVLGSLLQGIKIVDGRFAGGPFDWLSPFSLFCGIGVLITYATLGCGWLILKTDGELQRNMRLAMRPLVSVLLGAIVIVSLWTVMGLPAVAFRWFGSGNLGWFLPVPILVIACVWGIFRSLRLQHEATPFILTLALCFLGFSGLLISIWPNIVPPSLTIWEASSSHSSQLFALVGTVIVLPVILFYNAMQYRVFRGKVREGDAGYH